In the Populus trichocarpa isolate Nisqually-1 chromosome 8, P.trichocarpa_v4.1, whole genome shotgun sequence genome, TGGGAATGCTTGCAAAATTTGTGGCCAGCCAATGAAAATGCTTTGGAATGATAATGCATCTTAAATAGAAACACACACACAGCACAAACCAACATACATTTACTGCCATACCCATCAGCAAACCAGTATTTGTACCATGACCAACCATTCAACCCAGCAACTGTCATTCAACCCACAATCAAACATTCAAGTAAGGAACAATAATTCAAGGCTGTAGCAGCAATTCAAGTCAACTAACATTCAACCAATCAGCTGCCATTCAACTCATAAAAATCCATGAAATCCCTCAAGTTACAATATGAAAATCAAGGCTGAAAAAGCAAACTGAACACAAAGTGTTCCAGCCATTCAAACTAGGCTATAAAAGTCAACATGAAACCTACAATTACAACTTGTAAAAGGTACAACAATAGCTGTTAAAAACATCTCAAACATAACTAATGAGCCGACAACTACAAATACAAAGGAATTGCTCAACATATGATACATTACAAGTTAAGAAACCTGGGAAAAAACAGCAAAGGCATAACCGTTTGCATCAACCATTTGGCAATTCTACAGCCGCAGCAACACCTCATGCACCTAACCTTTTTGTTGACTTTTAACTGTGAGAAAACACATAACCATACAACATGTTAACGACTTATTggcatataaattaaacattaGAAGTGTGCTAAACATTCAAAAACACTTGAAATATGAAATGCATGCAATAATTACCAAAACATATGAcacacaataaaatttaattgttgcGACATATAACACAAAATAACAtacataattgttatttttcccTAAAGCAAATGTAAACTTACTTCAAGGTCTGTAGGTTGCCCTTCGATCGAACATTAATTTCAGCCACTGAAATTTTCGGTCCATATCACCAATTGCTGCCCACATTTCCCTCCTACTTCTAACCATGAAAAACTCAGTTGCAAAACAATACAACTCACTGCCGAACACCACTTCCTCAATGGAGTGAAACTCCTTCATCACCTCTTCTATGCTACAtccttttttatcaaaaacagtTGACGTGCATTCACTCTTGGTAGACACACTATCAACTAACTTATCTAATCGCGCAAACAAATGCGATCCCCTTCCggcaccctttttttttttcaaattttgttggGAACTTTGTTGCACACCTTTTCTCTTCCCACTACTACCAGTAGGATTGCTTGTGCTGTTGGAAAAATTGACACCAGCCACCATATTATTGACATCGGCAACAAAATTTGGTAGACTGTCCTCCTCAGAATCTCCACTACCTTCCTGCAGCTCAGGGTCCTCATTTACTACGTTAGTTTGCCTTTGACCGACACCATCTTCATCAGAATTCAGACCCTGTGATGGAGCCCAAGCATACTGACCGGTAGCAACAGTGTTTGTAAACATGATATCATATTTACTACACAATGTTGGATCGATGCCAACATGCCTAAACTTTCTTGCTCCGCGTATCTCCTACAACAAAGGgacaatgaagaaaaaaatgcataaaaaatgatgtaaaaGCACGCaatcaaacaatttattatAGCTCTAAACATACTGAAAAAAACAGACCTGGTTTTTAGCTTTCCACCATTCATCAGGAGCCGCAATTGTTCCCAGTTCAGCACTCCATCCTACTCCTGTTTCGGAAATCAACTTTTTCCATATTCTCCAATCTTTTTTGATTCCGTCCCACTTATTCTTTAATTGTGCTTTCGTTAATGCATGACCAGTTTGATCCTTAAAGCAATTCATAACATATTTCCACCCAGCTTTGTCGAAATGTGTGTTGGGTCGCATACCTTGCTCAATTGCTTTAATACATATGTCACAAAAAGCGTGCAACATCTCTCTAGTCCAACAAGCCTTATCTTGTGATTGAGAATCGTCCATGTTCTCGGCTAAAATGTTTTGTCTAATATACAATTAACAAGTTAATTTCAATTGCCACTCTAAACTAATAAACCGGTGCAAAAGAAACTCTTAATTTCCACAACACCAATATCCACATATTGAAAAATCATATGCTCTCTTCTTTCCTAAGAAAAAAAGACCATCCCCTTTTCACATTCCGCACTCCGCAATCACATCCTTTATGTTTGAcaaaatcttataatttttatcctGTCCCAGTTGATCAAAAAAACTTTTTGCAGCAATTCTAGCTAACATAAAGTATTACTCCACTCTCTTCAAACCTTCCCTTGACAGCAATGAATAACCTTTTCTTGATtaaatttactaatttaaataaaacacagaGAATCATTCTACTAATGCTAAACCAAATTTAGCAGAGACAATGAAGGTAATGACTAGCTAGCtcccatttaaataaaaaatccacatCAAAACCAAAGTCTTTAACACGACAGCACATATATTTGTGACTAGCTATGCATAACAGCGTAAGGAAATGTTAACATTTTGATGGTTTCACACCACGCACAGCCAAAAGCACATGTAAAAAGAGAATCAAAGATATAAAGTCACTGTGCAACCGAAACAAACCAACTGACCTTGAATTTTCTTGTGCAACCGAGACAGAGAGTGGTAAGATGCTTGTGCTTGAGCTTTCCAGGAGGCTGATTTCGAAGCTCTCTTTGGTTCCGGCAAAGAAAACACACAGCAAGAGACAATTTTGGTTAGAGAAAACAGTTTGTTTTAGCTGATAAGGCAAGATCTATACATTTTTTTAGGTCAAGTGCGAAGAAAATTACCTGGTTCAGTGCGTGTCTTCTTCAACCGCGAAAGGAGCTCATCATGGCAGCAGATCGGTGGCAGATGAGCTTGATCTACACTCGGCTACAAACACTGGTGACACTCTGTGTGAGAGAATGGACGAAGAGTGTGTGTACTGAAAGCGCGATGAGGAGTATTGATTTTTTGAGAAGAGGGCAGCTGTGGAGGAGGAGAGCCCTGGGATGCGAATGTGGAGGAGGGGAGACAACCGTGATGTTGAGGACAGATAGGGCTATTAATTTTTTGGTAAAGGTTTTTACGTTTTCTGAACAGCAGCCACGACAAAAAGCAACTATCAGTTGCTTTTGCTTATCCTGCGTTTGCAACGCAAATTGTGTGGGCCCCATGAAGTTTGAAAACGTAGTTAGCTGTTAACCAAACAGCTTGTTTTATTAGAATCGTAGGAAACGTGGACGCTCCCACGTAACCAAACATGCTCTAAGAACTTGCATGTACTAGGACGCCACCAGCTGGTTATGGCGTGGGGACATGTTATGCGTGGGTATTATTTagtagaaattgttttttaaaatattttttatttaaaaatatatttaaaaaatatattttttatttttttaaaattattttaatatcagcatattataAATACATTTCTAAGAGAAACGGATCATATAAATGACATGATTATATTCTATAGCGACATAAGTGCAGCTAAATATCCAGCACATAAATGGTAGTTTTATTGATGAGATGGCATCGTCACATCTCTATAGTTTTTGGTAGAATTGTAAGATTATATATTTCAGGGACTGATTTGATATCTGAAGATGTGTAACTAATTTCAATAAAAgccttaaaattcaaaaatcagaAAATGTTTCTTCAAATTGCAAGTGATGGTATACGAAAAAGCATGCACTCGTGTGACTCTATCACACGCACTTGATGGAAAGAAAGCCAGAGTAATTATCTAATATAAGTAAATTTATTTGCCTCACATTTGTAATCATGCATAGGTTCTTGATGGAAAAGATAATGCTAATACTGGCACACATAAAGCATCAATCTTGCTACCAATTTCCAGAGAAACATTACTAAAATCTAATGGtgtaagggtgaaattgaacaATATTAAACTGTAGAGACTGAATAGAACGCAATATTCAATTCAGGGGTTAATTTGTATaagtttgtttattattattattggggGGACGGGGGTGTGAAGGGGTGGAGAAACTGAGGAGAGTGGGCGGAAATTACAAAGGCAGGGTACTATATCTCTATCGAACCGTTCAGCTAAGCTGACTGAACTAACAGTTTTGTAAAGGATCTTATTAAACAGGAAGCCATTGCTGTCTTCTCCTCACTACACGTTACAAACAAAATTCTTCATTTCTTCTCCAATGGAGTCCTCTGTTCTTCTTCGATCCTTTCAGTGTAACTCCATCTCTCCTTGCATTTGTGTGTTTTGTTGCTTAATTTGCCgataattgttcttttttttcatcctaTCTCTGTAGTTAGATTCAAATCAGGTTTCAAGCAGCGAgatctattataattttttgcttatgtttatgaaataaaaattgtattaaagagagagagagtgctgATATTTAAGGCATGTTTggctcaaaatttaaaaattgcaGTCCAGTTTGTTCATCTTACTAATTATTTTGCAGTTTTTCACCTATAAGTATATAATACTCGAGATTCCCACTGCAGGTAACTTGCTCGCTCAAGGTCAAGGCTTGACTGTTGGCAGGAAACTGATATCTTATCCATCAAAGAGAAATCTAAGACTAGTATCCTGTGTAAAAACATCTGAAGCTCCTGCAATAGCCAAGAGTGATGGTGAGTTATGTTCTAGTAATATGTGTAAATATTATTTGAGCGCCTTTGatttttggcttggtttttttaaatttgctgCCACTGACGAGGCATGTTTATTAGATGGCAATAAACAAGGGTCATTGGAGAAGAATTCTCTGCGAAATGCAACTTTTCCGAATGGATTTGAAGTGAGTGTTTCTCTTTGAGCTTTTAATTGCTTTCTAGTTTTGTTGCTATTAACTTGTGAATTTATAGTATTAGATGGATTCTTATATTCAAACTATgtcatttttctgttttaaattaCTTCATGTTGTTCTGATGATATGATCATGATTTTTAACGCCTCCTAATTGTATTCTAGATAAATGCGGATTGATTTTATGATTCAGGGTAACAGAGatacattttaagtttttatttggtTGCCCTTGTTTTGAGAAAGCTTGAATAATAGTTAACAATCCTCCCTCATTTTGCGAGAATTTGAGATTTAGGAAACATAATAACCAAACTAGACATCAAatgtgctctctctctctctctctctctctctctcgatggCGTTAGAAATGTATGCAGTTAATGAATCAATCAACTTGAAAGTCAATTACTTGCCTCTATAAAGCTGTTGAAATTTGACACCGGATATTCGGATTAGGACTTTCAACTTGAAAAAGCGACTAGATGCATGATTATGGATTGCATATAAGCTTGTTAAGGTCTGAATGGACTTTGTCCTGATATTAACTAATGCTTTCCCAGAATCACCAGGCTAACAGCTAATATCATCCCTGCTGACTATTTGCCCTGGCAGGCACATAAGGGTTTCAGATTTGATTTTCACATTAACTTTCCTTGATGGTTTGATTATTTATCATGCTGATGACTTTGGTTTTCTCAAGAAGGCTTGATTCAACATCTCATTTTGATCTATATCATTTTGCATACTTCTGACATGAATCTTCCTTGGTTCTTGTTTTCAAATCATCAAAGGCATTGGTACTAGAGGTCTGTGATGAGACAGAGATTGCTGAGCTGAAACTGAAGGTGAACTCCTGATTCATATTGTGCTTGTTTGTCTTTCACAGACTGCTATTCTTCTTGCCCAGCCGCATCCTTAGAAATGTCTCTGATTGTTAAAAATAAGGTTTCAGCACCTCAGCATAAATTAATATAGTAGTGACACTATGTTCCATGTCTGCAATCTCCTTGAATCTTATGAATATTATATTACTGGTTCTCCGCTGTTTGCGATAGGTCGGGGACTTTGAAATGCATCTGAAGCGGAACGTTGGGGCTGCGAAAGCTCCCTTGATATCATCAACACCACTACCACCTATTCCAACTCCACCAATGGAGGTATCAGCAGCTGTTTCTCCATCGCCATCGCCATCTAAATCCTCTGTCGAGAAAACCACTCCCTTTACAAATGTCTCCTTTGGGAAGTCATCTAAGCTGGCAGCATTAGAGGCTTCTGGAGCTAGTGGATATGTTCTAGTTGCTTCTCCAACTGTAAGTAATGTTACCAGAGAGCAAAAGGCCAATGTCCTCTTTACTCGTGAACAAAGCCTTTAAGGTGACATatgcaatcattttttttttttttttgctaggttGGCTCATTCCGAAGGAACAGAACAGTGAAAGGAAAGAAGCAGCCTCCTATCTGTAAAGAGGTAGATGCGGCACACCATTTTTGTCTGTCagatgttttgtatttgttgaatTATTGAATTGTTGCCAACAAACTCTGTTTTGGAAATTTCGTCAACTAAACTATCTATATTCAATTCCcctaatttcatttatttcagCAATGTGTTATTTGCCATTTAGTATTAGTTTTTATCTGCTAGCATGACATTGTGAGAGTTAATGGTTGAGGGCcaatcctagcttatgttttgtatttatggtacctttcaatttcatctgtAGTTGCAGCCTTTATCAGATTTATGTGaaccaaatgaaaagaaaaaagaaaaacgattTGGCATATAGTAAATAGAAGTTATTTGATTGTAGATAGTTTCAGGTTGATGAGACATTTTTTAAGCTTGGTAGATCTGTGGTACACGTGGAAGTAATTTTTGGTTACGGATGTGCTGCTCATAAGTAACTTATGCTCACTCATCTATTAACGGAGAATAGCCATGTTGATGAGATTAGCGCACACCGATAACTTGCATGTGCTAGAATTTATGTATGATCTGAATTTGGAGAtctcaaattcaaaatttcatttgatcGAGATAATTTTTCCATCACCAAAACTGTGGCCTGGCATGtactaacttttttttgttcccTGCTCATATTTACCATCCATTGTAGGAATGCTTTTGTGGAAAGATATCTTTGAACCTCATTATCATGGCATTAATCACATTCATTCTTGATATCTATGTTGCGTTAATTTAAATGATccaaatattgaaattaatgttGCATAATGGCTTCGTCTTATATTGCCCTTTCTTTAATTCTGaacattttaaattcaaatttataggGTGATGTGATTAAAGAAGGACAAGTGATAGGATATTTGGATCAATTTGGTACTGAACTTCCTGTTAAGGTGAGTCTTCTATTTAGTTTCTCCAGACCTGAGTTCGCTTTGATGATTGATTTGTCTCAtgctgttgttgatgattgcacAGTCTGATGTGGCGGGAGAAGTACTAAAGCTCCTCTTCAATGATGGAGGTAACACATCGACCATTGTAATTTCACTTGTAGATTTTTAGcatcttaatttttcaaataacttgaAAGTCAATTTTTCTCTGACACTAATGAACATATAGACACTATTAATGGAGTCTCGCCAGGTTCAGAATAAATCAGGCTATGAGTGCAACCCAGGAAGCACAAGTTGAAGTAATTGTCATTATAGTTTCATCGTATCTAATCCAATGAGTAATTAGGTCTCTGAAAAATTTCCGACAGCTTCAGACTATAAAGATGCTTGCCTGAAGTGAAATGTTTAGGATATgagtttttgataaaaatgagTTAGATATGGGATGcattcaagatatatatataatttgaagaaaaaaagtggTCAACAAGGGTGCAACATGCAGACAGATATGCCAAGGGAAAGGGGGGAATATAATAACATAGCACCTTTCTATCTACAAAACACTTCTAACATAAATATCGATCTACCCTTTTCTGATGATTTTGTGAATGATATGTGATTAAATGCAAGTTATATGTTTATCATACAGAGTTTGTTTTAGGAGTTTATGCGTTTTCCTCTGAGGCTCAAACATGTGATATACCTTTTTAACTACTTACTAGGGAAGATGTGAAAGGGAAGGGTTCACTTGATTATGAATATAAATAGGTGTCTTGCTGTCTCTACATAATGTTGCATTTTGGTCCTGGAATGCTTTCATCAAGCAAAGTTTTCCTCGTTGAACTCCACTCTTCCTATTCTCTTAATGGTGGTGCTGGTATGTGAGGTCTTTGCTCGTTAACTTGACTTCTGAAGCAACAGGGTTCATTTTTGGTGGGGTTTGGACCAGTTGCTTCCATTGGCCTTTGACCTTATTATTCGGTGGCTAATTATGCTTTGGCAATGACAGTAGAGAACAAGGTCCTTGTTcagtaaaaatctttttttgagaaattgcTTGACATTGCATTAGAATTTACAGCTGTGGgatataaaaatcatcaagtcagtgcaatgaaaattttgaaattggtAAGAGGCATTGATGCTGGTGAAACATGAACTGCTATATTATCTGGCTGTGAATAAATTCATCTTGTCTATCTTGTTGGGTTTTTGATAAACTGATCATCGTAGTTCGGTGTAATACAGATGCAGTTGGGTATGGAGACCCTCTTATAGCTGTCTTGCCATCATTTCATGGTATCAACACCTGACCGTACTGTCTCTGGTAACCTTGATGCAATTCTTGGGAAGCTCGTAAGGGTTGCATATTATTTTCGCTGTCTTGTGGTCTCTCCATCATGTGCTGGCTATCAGAAGACACAGGTTTTGATGGTAATTTTACTTGGCTTTTTCGTCAGTTACATTGATATAGGAATAATTTGTTGAGCATTCTAGGCCGTTAAGAGGATTGTTTGTGTATTAGATGGTCTTTTGTTTTCCAGTTGAGCAATGCATGCCTGTTGTTTGTGGTGTATCGATATGAAAAATCTCGGGAGCATTTCCTACAAAACTTTCGGTAATATATTGTTGTTATTCGGTTCGTTCTTCATTTGAGAGTCCCCGATCAATTTAATGTCAATTTCTCTCCAAGCAATTCATCATCTCGGCCCTTCACAACGTAAAATTTGGTCGAAATTGAATTGATAGAGGCATCCTTTTAAAACTAACTCGGCTATGAGAACATATATCCATATGAACAGAAACAACAGTACCGGGTGATCATGTTGCCATGGGCCCTTAATCAGACAACAACAGCAGAGAGGAAGCATCTTTTCCCAATGGCTTTCGAGAAACCCTCCTGCCATCCATGGCCTTCCCTGAAACACTCAACCTGTCATCACATGAAAGAGAATTGAGACAATTTTGACAGTAAGGAAGCCCTGAGTGGCTAAATACAAAATGGTGTACTATTGCGTTTTTGGGAGGGAGCAGTTGTATACCGTGTCTAGTATTTGATTATCATTATCCAGCCCCCCAATGACATAAATTGAATCTCCCATCGCAACATCACCAAAATATCCCCTGGAACTGTTCATGGATTCTGCCTCCCTCCACAAACCAGCACGAGGATCAAATACCTCAACTGTTGATACCATCCTGTCCCCGTCATAGCCCCCCAAAGCATACCTGCCAACACAATTTTCCAAGGTTCAGTCCTCGCATTGTAAGCCCTGTATAAAAGCACAGGCATAGGGGATattttactaatatattttgCGGCAGTTACTAAAATGATCTTCCGTTTTACTTTGATTGCTTTAAATAGATACAGAATTAATCCATAGAAGGGTTAAAAGAGTCAATATAAATAGACTCACAATTTCTCATTCATAGCAACCAAAGAAAGTGACCCTCTCTTTGTGGTCATACTGTCAAGTCTTGCCCATGTATGTTCTCGTAGATCATATCTTTCAACTGACCTGTGAGTTTACAACAACATATTTATGTAAGACCGTCATGAGAAAATCCCAAAAGACAAGTCAAGAACATCTACTGCTTGGTATGAGTAACACTACATGCAGTAGGTGCTGAAAGGATTATTATCTTTACATGGTAGcaagaatttcaaaatatttttgaagatatAGATCCATTTGCAGAATTAAtagattaatataataaaaatacattaagcTTATTTCAGACATGCCGCAACTGCCTGTGCCCAAAAGTAAAAGAACCGTGCACGATGTCCTCGAACAATTGAAAGACCCTCATTACAAGACATCGCCTTCTAGCCTATTGTGTTCTGTACAGAATAGCAAAACAAACAAGGAACATATTGACCCAAATAGGTTCAAAGAAGGTAATACCAAATGTTTGTGAATTAACTCTGACATCGATTGCAAA is a window encoding:
- the LOC18106753 gene encoding L10-interacting MYB domain-containing protein-like, encoding MDDSQSQDKACWTREMLHAFCDICIKAIEQGMRPNTHFDKAGWKYVMNCFKDQTGHALTKAQLKNKWDGIKKDWRIWKKLISETGVGWSAELGTIAAPDEWWKAKNQEIRGARKFRHVGIDPTLCSKYDIMFTNTVATGQYAWAPSQGLNSDEDGVGQRQTNVVNEDPELQEGSGDSEEDSLPNFVADVNNMVAGVNFSNSTSNPTGSSGKRKGVQQSSQQNLKKKKGAGRGSHLFARLDKLVDSVSTKSECTSTVFDKKGCSIEEVMKEFHSIEEVVFGSELYCFATEFFMVRSRREMWAAIGDMDRKFQWLKLMFDRRATYRP
- the LOC7472449 gene encoding uncharacterized protein LOC7472449, which translates into the protein MESSVLLRSFQCNLLAQGQGLTVGRKLISYPSKRNLRLVSCVKTSEAPAIAKSDDGNKQGSLEKNSLRNATFPNGFEALVLEVCDETEIAELKLKVGDFEMHLKRNVGAAKAPLISSTPLPPIPTPPMEVSAAVSPSPSPSKSSVEKTTPFTNVSFGKSSKLAALEASGASGYVLVASPTVGSFRRNRTVKGKKQPPICKEGDVIKEGQVIGYLDQFGTELPVKSDVAGEVLKLLFNDGDAVGYGDPLIAVLPSFHGINT